Below is a genomic region from Nilaparvata lugens isolate BPH chromosome 3, ASM1435652v1, whole genome shotgun sequence.
TCGCTCTGGGAGGGGGAAAAAGCAACGCGCTACACTTTTACGCTACGAGCTACGCGGTCCCCTCACATCAAGCTCGCACAAGCCATGCGTCTATTTGAAAAACGAGAGATtctcagttatattttattcttcaatactCATAGTTCAGATTGATAGAATAGTTTTTATGTTCAATAGAAAAGTAGCTTGTTTATGTGGCTTTAagttcataaaattatattgttagaTTTTAAGAGAACCATTGTGACTAGATGTTGTATAGAATGCATAATATGGATATTTTTGAAGATACAAATGCAGAGTGAGGCTCATAGCATAACTATATAACATATAACTATATTATATACAAAAGACTAAGTATTTTGTATGCTACATTTTGACAATACAGTGGTGAGCTGGGCCCATAGAAATAGATGACATCTATTATTATGGCTGGACCGGGCAGTAGGGGTGCGGCGCTAACGTTGCTCctctcaatattgtatttgttgctaaataaagaaaagaaactcGTTCTTTGCATTCTCGTATGAGTGGCATTCTCATCCCTCATGTCAGTTTCAGAGGGAAGTTTGCCAAGTTCGGACGTGCGTGGTAGACTTTTCGTAGTGAAgcacgtggtagatttttcgtaatttttcgtTGTGAAgcacgtggtagatttttcgtaatttttcgtagtgaagcacgtggtagatttttcgtaatttttcgtagtgaaacacgtggtagatttttcgtaatttttcgtagtgaagcacatggtagatttttcgtaatttttcatagtgaaacacgtggtagatttttcgtaatttttcatagtgaaacacgtggtagatttttcgtagTTAGTGCATTGATGGTGACAATTTTTTCACACAGTtcgattatgaatttatttatttgtgattcCTTCTGAGTGATTACACACAAAAATATAGTTTTGTAGAAATATCAGTTCGGCGTGATGTGCTCCTGTTACTCCAAACAAGTTTGAAACAATTAGTGATGGATGAATCGGACTTAAATTGTTTAATTTGTGGTAACAAACTAGATGACAATATTGTAGTTGTAAAGAATGGAATCAATGCTATTTCTGAAGCCAGCAAAAAAAGAAGAGACAGTTTACATGAAAAACTACGAGGAAAGAGTACTATTAAATTACACAAGTTATGTAGGCAACAATACACAAGACCTTCGAGTATTCAAGCAGCTATAAAGACACTAGATGAACAAAATGAACCCAGTACATCAACCATTGGAGTTACTCGTAGAACCCATCAGGACAATTTTGATTTTAAGTTGTGTTGTAAGTTTGATTTTAAGTTTTGATGTTAAGTTGTGACGACTGGAATAGAGGAGCTGAAGAGACACAAAACTGTTATGTTGTATGGTACAGACACTGATTTGTTGATACTGTTGATAGCTCTTGCCCCTGAGAATCAAGAAATCTACTTCTGCAAACAGATAACAGGAAGATTGCATGGAAAAGTGTTCTAcagcatttcaaagataatagataagGTGAAAAATACAAGGAAGCTTTTACTATTTGCTTATGCAATAACAGGCTGTGATACAACTTATTCTTTTTTCGgccttggaaaaataaaatctttagaaattgttcaaaaatcAGAAGAAGCTCAAAGACAAGCATCAGTGTTCATTTGTGAAAATTCATCTAAAGAAGAACTGAAAAGAAATGGTGAagattttattctgaatttgtATGGCCAGAAAAAGCACACAAGCCTCAATGAAGCACGTTACTTCATGTTTACAAAACTAGCAAGAAAATCAAAACTCAGATCTAATTTTGATCTTGCTAAGCTTCCTCCAACGTCTGAAGCTGCACATCAACATATATTTAGAGTGTATTTGCAAGTGCAGACATGGCTTGGAAATAGAATGGATGCTACAGATTGGGGCTGGAAGATGGAAATGGTGAAGAAAAATGGTGATCACAAGAAAAGTTTAAAACCGGTACAAAGCACCAAACCCTTTGCACCTGATGACCTTCTGCACCTTGTGTCTTGTAGCTGTAAGACATCATGTCTTAAATATTGTGGGTGTCGGAAAGTGGGACTTGATTGCTCTGCCATGTGTGAGCACTGTGATGGTCTTTCTTGCGAAAATAGTcctaatattgatgaaattattgatcacGAGATTGAATTGGATTGTCAAGAACAgtaaaagaaggaagagaagaagaagaagagaagaagaagaagaagaagaagaagaagaagaagaagaagaagaagaagaagaagaagaagaagaagaagaagaagaagaagaagaagaagaagaagaagaagaaaaggaaatgaggaggaggaggaggaagaagagaagaggaagaagaggaggaggggaggagaagagaaagaagaggaggaggggaggagaaggaaaaagagggAGAGTGATTTTGAGAGAATGACTATTGTATATAGTGTGAATATTAATTTAAGTGGTGGGTGGGCGGTCCGTGATGGTGTTTGACACCTGCCGGTTTGAGCCAGTCCGGGACACGGCGGGTCCATAGGTGGTGGATGATGGAACAACCCTAAATGAGGGTTAGGAATAATCCCCCGAACCAAAACTGGCTCtctttatatgcttttgtaatGCTTCTACTGCCAAACACTGAGATCTAATTTTGGGGGTTGAGGGACCCCCTCTACCCCCCTTCTTCATGGTTTAATGAGCTTGGTAGTATCAAATTTGAGCTAAGCGCCCAAAAATACTATAAAACAACTGAAGAAAGATTTTCCGTCCGAGTGAATGTCTTAATCATATAACAtgcaataataatgatgataatgaagggTCGCGTCAAAGCGTAGCGCGTTGCTATTCTCCCTCCTAACGCAATATTTCTTATCGTTGGTATGCTAAATTATACATCGTTGGATTGAGACAGAATAGATCTATAACCTTTGTTGGAGGCTTTTCTCGATAAAATGGCATACAAGAAAGttaattgagaaataataaaaaatttagttgtaaaaatgcaatttttttagatatatttatttttatcaggATAACTGTTGGGTTTATCGTGAAAGTGAATAGAATCATTATTTTAGACTATTATATTACcaaccatttgaaaaaaaaatcaactctATCCGATGATTGGTACCTGAGATATCGCGTTTTTAGTAACTACCTGTTTTTTCCAACTTCAAAGGCGGGTGGGGGGAGAAGCAAGAGGGGGAACTTTGGGGACTTTTGTGTACAAACTTCTCTTATACCAATATAACATTGGGTAAAGTTTCAGCTTTTCACTAATTAGTTCCGACacaaaacctttattgactgggctattgccgttatgaaaaatgatcacctgacgctagtgttcacgcgcatctcaagtctactattcaaagatctgagccagctggtgacaggacaggTGTGGAgtcacacgaggtctgctatctcttcatagtgaatcattcaatggaatcaacagttgccaacagtttgcaattgaaataataacattttctcgaatttcgagctaattttcaattttaggtgaaaatgttactgaacattaattgttgagatcttcatgctcaatcttttcaacatgaaattttttgtttagattgtatctcaagcctgataattgggaatctagaatcaaactttgcatagatggggcggagctcctgaaatttttacagatatgggacttgtggcagttgatagagcttatcaatgactatttcaggtatacatttgatcaaaatcgttgcagccgttttcgagaaaaagcctgtttttgacaacatcttcgccattttagccgccatcttgaattgtatttgatcgaaattcgtgtcggatccttatattgtaaggatcttaagttccaaatttcaagtaattccgttaattgggagatgagatatcgtgtacacagacacacataaactcatacacacacacacacaccacacacacacacacacacacacacacaccacacacacacacacacacacacacacacacacacacacacacacacacacacacacacacacaccacacacacacacaccacacacacacacaccacacacacacacacacacacacacacacacacacaccacacacacacacacacacacacacacactcaaaaacctgaccaatacccaaaaaccacttttttggactcaggggaccttgaaacgtatagaaatttagtaattgggggaaccttaatttttttggaaagcaatactttccttacctatggtaatagggcaaggaaagtaaaaactaacCGTGTTATTTGGTTTGACAGGTTGCCTCTGTTTGTCACTGGCCACAGCTGCTGCTACTTCCTGATACAAATCCTGGAAGTTGTTCTCTGACCTATTAGATCAAAAAGTTACACCATTTGAATCTTGAATGGAACATAGACTGACACAAACGTAAAGATACCGTAGAGCATAATTATGTGGAACAAATTTTCAGTCTCTTGATTTGGCTAAGCATCACATCTTTGATAAATTCTCTCTTAACTCTCGACGGATCAAAGTCCCACGAGtaacaaattttcaaagttCCGTTGTTTGAACAACTATTGAGCTATTTTTAAGCAAGTTTATTGTTCGAGTTTATTTTATAAGCATTTGTAGCTGAGTTTTGCatgtatttcactcctgtttATAGATATTTTCTGAAGCGAACagtaatatattcaatattcaatgcTCTGTAatattaaccttccggtagtcacgccctactcaatcacacgagcagtcgcgtgttgtattttgtaaaacatccaattttccaagtgttatgtactctgtttactgtcaaaacatattaattgtaAAATTACTTATTACATCTTCTTGGATTagtttacgcctatgaacatttggatgattaccatttcatagcccaataatgTACATCAATCAAAGCCATAAATTCTGAGTTAGTGGTTCGTTttcagtccccgtatacaggcTTTTCCTAACTTATGCACTAacgtgcgacttatgcactgtcgtgACTAAATGACACCTAAAGACTGatccattgctcggttgatactgcaactcagtggagtgatgggggaaagttttggaatgcataggtgactcattcactgacaccaccccattcaatagttttgtgcagcaagaAAATTGACACTggtgtactttttacaacagcgcgactgccggaaggttaactGTGTAAGGGAATTTGTTATGTGAATgatgtaattaaaaaaaaaaccttgATTTGTTTTGCATCCTGTTGGGCACACATTTCATTCTGTTAGCTATTGAGTAAACTGTTTGTCTTCTTGTTTGGTCTTAATGAAAATCACTCAATCCATTGAAAGTTTTGAGAGTATTTGCATAATCAGAAACCATAAACTTCTTGAAAGTTCTGGAACACAGCCTTATAAAACATACTAGTTATTGCTGTCAATAACACTCTTGCTCTCCAGCTATTTAGTCTGTTCTATCTGAACGTTCTATTTTCTAAAGTCTGTTTTATTTTCTAAacgttttgaataataataataataataataataataatataataataataataataataataataataatacgaaCTATATTCATCAGTCAACAAACTCAATAGTAAAGTGCGCTTACTTGACTTGGATCCGTAAGCACTCTAAAGACCAACCATCTGGTTGTGAAGAAGCATACcagcagaataataataataataataatattttttcctttcctttttccttcgtcctggtacctcccccccccccagaagaagggagtttattgcagaaaatataacaaacaaaaatggaaATACACTTATGAAAAGAAATCTTATAAACAAAAACTTAAGAATAATAAACAAAGCAATTTCCTTTACAGTGGAAAAATCATACACAAgacgaaatataaattctccaaaaccttctaaagaaagtttgactggaggagtcaagttttacattatatttttataagaaaaaaaaactgaaataataataataaatagccGGGGTACCAAAGTAGTAGTAATGATTTAGACATGATATAGCttgcaagaaattatttttcaagtccAGGTCtggataaaaattatgaaattaatataagaaaaacaatattattctatttactTAATTTCTAGTCGTCAGCCACCATTATGCCCATGCATAAAACAGAGATATATAGGAACAATAATGTACTCATATAAGCCATTACTCACATGTCCATCAGAGGCATACAGTCTTCATCCGAGAATCCACTGGCATTGTTGAGCAATGCTAGAATTCTCTCAGGAACGGGCTTACCAGAGTCTCTCAGCTTCTCCACAAAACTCAAAAGTTCTTGAAGATGGTGAAGCCGTGACCGCGCTTCTCTCAGTCTcctacaaataatataattcatttcaaaagtTGAATCATGAATTTGTATCATTTAGCATCTTTCTATGTTAGGAGGAACTATTTAATTCCCAGTTTCTAGCAATGAGATTTAATTACGATTGATTATTCTCAATTAAATTGATCAAATAGCAAGGCATACTCTAATCCAACCTTGAAAAGTTTCTGTTGCTGGCATacgttataaaatttataacgTTCTGTAAGTTATAAAATTCATCTAACAAAGTTGATTGGATGGCAAAGCAGTTGTTATTATGTTAGATCATTTCAATtgctaatattatttcatcgaAACTAATTTTGGAACTAATTCACATTAAGTATTAATATATGAAGCAATATTCTTCAACCAGATCATTCTGAACTTTGACTTCAATCAATAGGCTGCCACACCATCATATTGTAATATCATATTTGTATTATTAGTATTTAATAGATAACGacagatttgaattgaaaaatatctatgaatataatattatatacagaaccaggtttcgtggctttaccagccacatcttcaCTTGTTTGTTAAAAACTACTGTCTACCAAAGAGAAAATGGCGGAGGAGGAAGTGAATAGATGAGTAGGTAGTTGGAGAGGCTTGATATTTAGGTAGAGGAGTGAGTAGCTAGAGAGGCTAGCTCTCCCTGGTGTTGAGTTCAAAGTCAAGGCAAGGCTAGGTGTTCTAAAATGGTAGAAAGATCATTTAcaatttttgttgatttaaaGTTGTTTAAAAACAATGTTATACTTGTTGATGGTTTTGGAGAGAAATGGAATTTGTAAAGAAtgtttttgaacacaatttttgactttgcagctttgttgggaccagttacggggtgaacatatcaaaagtccccatccctaccccttgtgctaaagggatgtgggtggtttaaaagttgcatttttcaatgttttgcttacacactcatatcttgagaaaagtGCGTTCAATCGACTtgactaactattcagaaatgatgcttgataaattctctacaatatttgttctgtggtgatttgtgatatctccaacagtttttgagatatacgctcttaaaagtgtaaaattgttgaaataacagcttTCAACAGcattcgttgactgggctactAGTAAACATGATGCTACTAGATTATTCAAGAGGGCTACAATCAATTATGTTACTAAATTAAATTTAGCTTACGatgttaaatcataatttttctaAGAGAAGTAATAATATCGTTTTCTGTTTAAGTACTCGTTACCAGCACTCAAACTATGGTTTTGCTGGTGTCGCCGAATTAGGCCCAAATTCACCAAAAACGAAAATTAGGTTTGAGCGGCAGTTGGTTCTAAGTCACATGGTTTTTAATTAGtttataatatgattttttgtttatttagaaTCAACTGGCGCTCGAAGAAAGTTTTCGTTTTGGTGAATTCGGCccttagtatatatatatatatatatatatatatatatatatatatatatatatatatatatatatatattatgttgaaaataataaagaaaacatTGGATgagttaaaaatttaatttccaaaATGTAGATGGCTAAAAATAGTatttaaattagaaattttgagTTACGATACTATTGCATCAAGTATTGGACTAATATTTTTGAGTTGAGCTAAAGAAACACGGTAGAAAATCATGAATGAATGtgaatttttctttatttacaagcaaataaataaatgattagagtattattattctctgaATTTAAATTAGTTTGACCTCAGCTCACTATAATACTCGTGATAAATGGCTGGAATCAGATTTTCCCTACACAAAGCTACAAGATCCCTCTTCTTCTGCTCACTTATTGATGGCGGGACCTTATAGGCTGGCGACAGTGCAACTGATGTCAGATTCATAGATTTTTTCCTTCCATGGATACATACTTCTTTGAAAGCTTCATCTTTGTAGCTTAGTTTCACGAAGAAGCTATAGGGGCTGTTTTTTCTGtactcaattatttttatatctgtccacattactctttctctttctacaGTTGTGATAAAATTATTGCCCATTGTGGATGACAGTTTTTTTAAATCGAAAACTTCATTGGTTGCCAACTCGGTGACCCTGTACggttttccagttttttttgCCAATGAAATTACAGGCGTCCATTGAGCAGGTATGAAAATTGGAGAGCCTCTGAGCACTCGTTGCTTCTCCTTCTCAATGCATGCGTGCATAGAATCACCTTCATTCTGAGAGTGTccagaaattaaaaatttatgaGTTATTTTCTCAATGTTCTCATTCCTAACAATGTGCAGCATCAATGAAgtgaaatatttgtttttattctgcCCAAAACAATTGTCTGAATACAGAATAATTTCGTTGCCTTGGCAGTGACTTTTAATATGCTTGTAAAGGCATGTTCCTATTTCATTGGCCCCCCTCTGAGCAATGGTTTCGTCCCAAAAGTAGCAGTGTCCTTCTTTACTCACAGCATTGTAGACAGTGAGGTTATAACAACTTAGTTTTCTCTTATAGTAGAAAGCATTGATATCACCACAAGGACAGTTTAAAACTGCTTGCAAATCAAAACAAAGGACGTCAATGCCTTTattttctcttcctttttcaatatctttctttttctcttcgcgtgaactcactttttcaaaaatgtgttGCTCATGTGAGCTCTTCAACTCTTCTTTTCTTAGTGAATCACTATTCTTGAAGGATTCACATGTATTGCACTGATCCTTCTTTGGTTTGAACAGACCAATGTTGAATTCTGTATTGAAGATAGTGCAATACAAGTGAAACTTTCCAcactcttttccttcttcttcacattTTGTTTTGTATAATTCATATAGTTTTGTAAGAGTTAAACTGCCATCAATGTACTCTCTGCTCGTTTGGGCTCTTAAGTAATGTGACTCAACTTTATCAATACTTTTTATATGATTTCGTATGTCTTCTTTAATATTTGGGTCAATTTTAGATTTCGATTGCTTTCCTCTATTATCATTTTCAACCGTTCCTTCTCCATTGAGTTTCTTCAGAGCAGTTTTGACCATCTGGTCTGTTATgctgagtgttgataggaaaaataatttacaaaccTTCTTCCTTTGTCTGTCAACCTCCAAATAGaatgcataattattattccttcCAGTTTCAGTTTTTTTATACTGATATTTCGGAACAATCTCagtcatatttttcacaatgaaATCTCGCTGCCGTGAAATGTCTCCTAAACcccaaaaacttttcaaaattgattctcgTTCTCCTTCAGTAATTCTGCTTGTACATTTTTGCCTGCACTTTTCTCCACATGGCTGTTTTAATGTCCTAGCTTCCACTATCTGTCCGGAACTATTAATGTACTGCTCACCACGATTGCATTTTGCTTTCTTGATGTTTCTTTGCCATTGTGAAGAATTTCGTACTCGTTTCCGACTCCTCTTTTTGCTTGTAGTTTCTGTAACAGACAAGAAACATAAATGTAAAGTTTGAGGTagccaatcaatcaattatattggaaatagATGATTACAATGTTAGGTCCTGCTTAACCTGAAGGGTTTTTTCAGCAATTGCCATTTCAGTACAATATTATGCAcaacttaaataaaaatatgctTATGGCTTTCTTGTGGGGAGCTACCAGTAGGGTAGGTTCCACTCGCCTTGGTCACATTCTGGTCATCCATCCGAAAGCAGTCCATAGTGTTTGTGACCTAACAacttaaattaaaataatgtttgaataAAACTGAATTATGCTGATTTTTTGTTAATCATTAATGATCTACAAGTAAGAGAATAAGAAAACtaagatgataattattattgagaaagcaaaaattataataaacataataattaaaattaaagaaGAAATAGAGTCTTGATAAGGTGTTAATTATTGAACTAAAATGCGGTTAAGGAAGGGATAAATAACCAATTCATTCTACATGCAattattaaaactaattaatAGTCGTTCAGGATGGCGGCAGTGATTTTGATGAATAGAAATCAGAGCAGACTAATAGCTTCAAaagatataggcctattatgaatttcaattaaaataataactgtTATTTGTGAGTTTTATTGTCCTACAATTAATTGGAACAAAATGTAATGAAAATTATCAggcaaaatagaataaaactaATAACAAAAAAGGTCTCACCATCACATGTTTCATCAGAGAGATCAGCTTCGATAGATGTATGAGGTTGCTGTAGACCTTCCAAACCGTCAGCTATTTGGCTGTTATTTTCACCTTCTGGTTCAGTTTCTGATAGATTTGCCCTCAATTCATTAGTCATATTTCTGTCAATCTCAGCTGAAGGAGTATCATGCATAGAATACtgtaacaaaaatataaaatataataataaaggcAAAGCCTGTTTTTCATCTcccagatttttttaattttcttgaaTGAGATTATGAATATATACCAATGAACTATCtgtgaaattaatagaatagttgaGTGTTGGTGTTTACAATGATAATTTCCTACTTACATTCTCATCACTTGTTTTTGGAGCTTCACAGAAGGAATGAGGTCCATCTTCCAATAAATTGGGCATCCACTCGGGGTCTCTGTCACTGTCATAGTCTTCTGAAGAAGCTGAGGTGTCATTCATTGAGTCCTGTAAATATATTGAACAAGAGATTCAAATTTTATACATTTCATACCAtagaacacaaaaaaaaaattggaaaaattaaaacgGTACCGTACAAAGATTGATTTTGAGAACAAATGTTTGAACAGTAATAAAAGCAAAAATTCTTTTCAAAGGATCAGCTTCTATTCCTTCTGAATCCAAATTAATTACGTTCCTGTAAAACTAACAGAAGTATCTGGCATTTtcataatgataatgaaatattttactcacAAAGTTTGGTTTGTTGTATGTAAGAGTGTTTTGAGCTTGAGAAATGAATCCTCCCAAACTATCAGTAGCTCTTCTATTTATTTCCGCTTCGAATGATGCAGATTCATCTTCTGATGTATGAGGAACACTCTTTTGGTTGCATTCACTATTATGGCCTGCCATTACAATATCTTTTATTGGAGCCtgtaacaataaatatactTTAATTACTACTCGTGTTTAGTTAATTGATGGTAAACTTCACACAGTATCACACCAATAAATAAGTTGCAACAATCAAAAGGCACACCATAATTAAAATTGTGTGAAAACTCTGTTGGGAAATGAAAATAGTTTtagaaataatgattattttttgatTACATGACAGGTTATCTTCATCAGTAGACTCTAAATGAATTGTGTTTGTAAGAAAAGTAATTTTGTGAACATTATTGATATGAAAATCAAAATGATAAGTTTGACTTACAATGAATGCAGATTTTAATCCTTCCAAATCAGCAGTTTTTTTGTCTCTTTCTGTAGTAGATACATCTCCTGATAAATTAGTCACACATTCAGCTTGTCTTTCAGTATACTGTAAGCAAAAGACAAAAATTTTCCCATGATTAATCAGGACAAGGTACGGTATCACAATACAGTACTAATAAGAAGCAAGTGATGTTCCTTTGAATATATTGAAGGAACCAAACCttattgatttgtattgtatttagtacaaataagaaaataattttgtaaattagtTTACCTATGGTTCTTCAATCATTCATGTACACAATgaagttattaaaatttgttattgtagGTAGCCTATAGATTAGgctatttattattgtgttaattcattcttgttaaatatataaataacagTGAGTCCAGctattgaattcaaataaatgttttcaactCTTAAACATCAATAATTGTCATTCATTTACAAAGTAATTAAGTTTATTTCCAACACATAGATTGCTTAGGTAATGTTGCCTAAGCTTGTTCAATTTCAAGCAGTAGGCAAAGTGCTAGATTTTGTAATAATAGCAAAACTtagtgaaataaattaaatctaTCAAATAAATCAAATACGTGAATTATACTTACCATTGTTATTGTTGAAGTTTGTTCATCACTCAAGTTCTTGTTGACTGATGTTAATTCCATGTAGGTAACTGGAGCTTCAATATTAGATTCAAAACAATCACTTTTTCCATCATCTCTAAAATCCGATTCTGCCACTTTAATGGCTAAGTTACGTATCTTAATGCCACGGGAATAAAATTCCAtaattccaatatttttatgataaataatgtaATTCACTACTCGttcaaattagaataataaatagttattcTGCACGTGTGAAGATTAACCTAGCTTTACAACTTAACCTCACCTTTACAAACAGAACCAAGCCACCAATCAAGCATCGTAACTATGAGAACATGGGGAAACACAAACACATGTCATCATGCAAGACTATCGGATTTTGAGTTACGATAGTATTGCATTCTACAAGCATGTTTCTCTATTCAAGACTAACCCAACTCAAAATAGGATACTATTGCTCCACGTTGATCGATGATATCTCAATCATGCaatagtatttttttcttaataacaGATGTTATATGAGGTTTTGAGTTACGATACTTTTGCACAGTATAGAGTTGAACCTTCTGAATCCGATGGTGCATCTAActcaaaaatagatttttttgaGTTACGATACTCTTGTTCTGGGGGTGCGATATGTAAGTCATCCTAGAATCATAAAATTATACACCTTAGTCTACAtaataatagacaataaattTCATGACTTGGATGCTATAATTCTAGTATTCTCTCTAGAATCTACATT
It encodes:
- the LOC120350146 gene encoding uncharacterized protein LOC120350146, whose product is MEFYSRGIKIRNLAIKVAESDFRDDGKSDCFESNIEAPVTYMELTSVNKNLSDEQTSTITMYTERQAECVTNLSGDVSTTERDKKTADLEGLKSAFIAPIKDIVMAGHNSECNQKSVPHTSEDESASFEAEINRRATDSLGGFISQAQNTLTYNKPNFDSMNDTSASSEDYDSDRDPEWMPNLLEDGPHSFCEAPKTSDENYSMHDTPSAEIDRNMTNELRANLSETEPEGENNSQIADGLEGLQQPHTSIEADLSDETCDETTSKKRSRKRVRNSSQWQRNIKKAKCNRGEQYINSSGQIVEARTLKQPCGEKCRQKCTSRITEGERESILKSFWGLGDISRQRDFIVKNMTEIVPKYQYKKTETGRNNNYAFYLEVDRQRKKVCKLFFLSTLSITDQMVKTALKKLNGEGTVENDNRGKQSKSKIDPNIKEDIRNHIKSIDKVESHYLRAQTSREYIDGSLTLTKLYELYKTKCEEEGKECGKFHLYCTIFNTEFNIGLFKPKKDQCNTCESFKNSDSLRKEELKSSHEQHIFEKNT